Proteins from a single region of Punica granatum isolate Tunisia-2019 chromosome 8, ASM765513v2, whole genome shotgun sequence:
- the LOC116188774 gene encoding uncharacterized protein LOC116188774, producing the protein MADNSSPSTLTVLPSSSSNSTTLPSSFPTIPVKLNGRNYLYWKGVMTHLLTTNGLLNYVEGKVTVPSKTKTAADGTIMLNSDFLNWQSRDNFALTCIMLVVTEEIGVTLLSAKTSHEAWTSLATAFLTQTAAQENLLDQQWRDLKKGDQSMAKFIGAGKEHVLRYSQIGKPKSVAEINRRIYTGLGPDWEPIVLAQSERMIAMSTKELQSLLVGHEERRLYAAVQNAASVTASSAPLSGILGAPPIEVNYVDGRHNQSGRNKGKIKGGKGNGK; encoded by the coding sequence ATGGCTGACAATTCTTCTCCTTCAACCCTCAcagttcttccttcttcttcctcaaatTCCACTACTCTTCCTTCATCTTTTCCAACTATACCTGTTAAGCTTAATGGCAGGAATTATCTTTATTGGAAAGGAGTAATGACTCATCTGCTTACGACAAACGGATTACTCAACTATGTCGAAGGCAAAGTCACAGTACCGAGCAAAACCAAAACTGCAGCAGATGGAACAATTATGCTCAACTCAGATTTTCTCAATTGGCAGTCAAGGGATAATTTTGCCCTTACCTGTATCATGCTGGTAGTCACGGAGGAAATTGGTGTAACCCTTCTTTCTGCTAAGACCTCTCACGAAGCTTGGACATCTCTCGCTACTGCTTTCCTCACCCAAACTGCCGCACAAGAGAATCTCCTTGATCAACAGTGGCGCGACCTGAAAAAGGGAGATCAATCGATGGCGAAATTTATTGGAGCAGGCAAAGAACATGTTCTACGCTATTCACAGATAGGGAAGCCCAAATCTGTTGCCGAGATTAATCGAAGGATTTATACCGGTCTTGGTCCCGATTGGGAACCAATTGTGCTTGCCCAATCAGAAAGGATGATCGCCATGAGCACTAAGGAACTACAATCCCTTCTGGTCGGCCATGAGGAACGGCGTCTCTATGCGGCGGTCCAGAACGCGGCCTCGGTCACAGCTTCTTCGGCTCCGCTCTCTGGGATACTCGGTGCCCCTCCAATTGAAGTAAATTACGTTGATGGTCGGCACAACCAAAGCGGCCGCAACAAGGGCAAAATCAAGGGAGGAAAAGGAAACGGGAAATGA
- the LOC116187174 gene encoding plasmodesmata-located protein 2-like, translating to MGLPLPSPSTPLLSLILTISILSGFLLIAPVNPSSDYSSLVYKGCANQKFQDPTGVYAQNLKSLFSTLVSQSSAESYSSATVGEGGEAITGLFQCRGDLTNSQCGTCVSKIPKMAGRLCGKTIAARVQLIGCCLQYEVAGFKEVPNTELLYKVCGSSLASGAGFRERRDAALAMVESGAGKSGLFYTRSYQNVYVLAQCEGDLGTGECGECKKAAVETAKSECGGAISGQVYLRKCYISYSYYPNGVPSLPSPSFSTAGPGPGHNTQKTVAVVVGGVAAVGFGIVCLLFARSIFKKRNPFFDD from the exons ATGGGTCTCCCTCTACCTTCCCCATCAacccctctcctctctctcattctCACCATATCCATCCTGTCTGGTTTCCTCCTCATCGCTCCCGTCAATCCTTCCTCTGACTACTCGAGCCTGGTCTACAAGGGCTGCGCCAACCAGAAGTTCCAGGACCCGACGGGGGTCTATGCCCAAAACCTCAAGTCCCTCTTCTCCACTCTGGTCTCCCAGTCCTCCGCTGAGTCCTACTCCTCCGCCACCGTAGGGGAGGGCGGAGAGGCCATCACTGGGCTGTTCCAGTGCCGCGGTGACCTCACTAACTCCCAATGCGGCACCTGCGTGAGCAAGATCCCGAAAATGGCAGGCAGGCTCTGCGGCAAGACGATAGCTGCTAGGGTTCAACTCATCGGGTGCTGCCTCCAGTACGAGGTGGCCGGGTTCAAGGAAGTTCCCAACACGGAGCTGCTGTACAAGGTGTGCGGGTCGAGCCTCGCGAGCGGGGCCGGGTTCAGGGAGAGGCGGGACGCGGCGCTGGCGATGGTGGAGAGCGGGGCAGGGAAGAGCGGGCTGTTCTACACGAGGAGCTACCAGAATGTGTATGTGCTGGCTCAGTGCGAGGGGGATTTGGGGACCGGGGAGTGCGGGGAATGCAAGAAGGCAGCAGTGGAGACCGCGAAGTCGGAGTGCGGAGGGGCCATCTCCGGGCAGGTTTACTTGCGGAAGTGCTACATCAGCTACAGCTACTACCCCAATGGAGTCCCCAGTTTGCCTTCCCCCTCTTTTTCCACAGCAGGACCAG GTCCAGGGCACAATACCCAGAAGACAGTGGCAGTGGTGGTGGGAGGAGTTGCCGCGGTGGGCTTCGGCATCGTTTGCTTGCTGTTCGCAAGGTCGATTTTCAAGAAGCGCAATCCCTTTTTTGATGATTGA